The Scatophagus argus isolate fScaArg1 chromosome 4, fScaArg1.pri, whole genome shotgun sequence DNA window taaagtaaatactttattttcctAGGTGTAAGAAACAAGAAGATCTTTGAGAAGATGAAGCCTCTGGTGATATACTCTCAACTTGGGAACAGCAGCAATAACTCTGAATCTTGCCTGAGGGAGACCCAGCATGTGTCCATCGTCATCTTGCTGTGTCTAGTCTTCTTCCTGGGCTTCCTTCTCAATGCCTTCAGCCTTTGGGTATTCTGCTGCCGACTGCCCTGCTGGACCTCTGGAACCACATTGCAGTTTCACCTGGCTCTCAGCGATGCCATTGCCACTCCAGTCACTCCCATGATTGCGGCGTACCTTGCCATGGGCAATAACTGGACCTTTGGTTGGTTCCTGTGCCAAGTCAAGATTGCCCTGCTTAGTTCTCATTTCTACGGCAGCACCATATTCCTCACTCTCATCAGCATCCATCGGTACACAGCTGTGGTGCACTTCAACAGAAGATCCtgcatgaaacagaaaaagtttgTAAGGAAGCTGTGTGTGGGAATTTGGTCTCTCCTACTGATCCAGGCTCTGATCTATGCTTTTATGCTTCCTTTAAGTAAAGAAGGCAGTAATAGTCAGTGCCTCTCCATCCATCAGAATAGCCTGACAAATTCCTACTTTGTCATTAACTTCATCCTGTTCCTCTTTGGGTTTCTATTCCCTTTCCTTGTGTCAGCTGTTTGCTATGGGCGTCTGGCGAACACCCTAACTCGCCTTAACATTAGCTCAGCTAAGGGTCTGAAAGTCAAAGTGAAGTCTCAGAGAATGATAGGCATGTGTCTACTGATATTTGGGCTGTGCTTCCTACCCCTGAACATTGCACGAACCTTGGCTGTGGTACTGAAAAAATACTGCCCACAACAATGCAGTGTTCTTAGGCAAATGGAGACTGTGTATTATGCATCTTTAATTTTAGCAGGAGTGAACAGCTGCCTGGATCCACTGTTGTACTGTTTTGGTTCgcaaaattttcaaaatgcattCCAGTCTTTTAAGATTCGGCAGGGAAGCAGTCCAACCAGAGGTGATTcagaaatgaatgcaaatcaGTAACGCAGAGTCATACATTATAACTGAATGTGACTGTTATTACATTCCAGGATTCACCGATTGTAGAAATTCCTTTTCAGGTCTGAATCAGTAGCAACCAAGTCTACAATTCATGCTATGGTGAGTCTGTGAACTTGTACTTGTGTGGcagtgctaaatgctaacatcagaatgtgaacatgttcatgatagcaatattaaataataataatcataataaatattataaCTTAAAACAATGATTAGGGTGTTAACTTTCTTTGTTAACTGCAatggcatgctaacatttgctaattagcccTACATACATAAGGTTCAGTTAAGGCCACGGGAAAGTCATAAAATGTAGTTAGAATTATTTAGAAATATGTAATTATACAAAATATAAGAATTTCATCTGGTGGTGGTGCCAGAGGAAATGTTTAATagtcaccaaagttattacagtttATTCTGGTAAGGTAAATGTCTTAACCAttaaagatggacgacatgacaGAGCCCCAAAAgcaaagccaaaacatctgaaTTGCTCCCTGATGGCTGACTGCAATATACAGGTCTTATAAACATCCCTCTCCAAGTTAGCTGGAAGGACATGGACCAAACTAGAAATTCAAagaatatgtaaaaaaaaaaaaagattcctAGAGATGCTATTTGccattttaggtagttcttatcacgtatttttctgttaatttggTGTTAgctatttgatgctataaaaaggtgATGAAACGTCATGATTGACAGGTGAGCTAGATTGTGTCAGACAGGTctgtgggcgggaactcgatTATTCTGCTCCACTCCTCAAACTGTAACCCTCCGCAAAGACTCTGGCACCTTCTGATTTTCCGCTTTCTCATGATTACCAGCATTGCTTATGAGCGTGCATCGTCACTAACATTGTCCTCATCCCTTTTCACTGTTTATTAGGAGGGGACACAGCATCCAATGAACCGGTTAAATCACACAGTAAAGTAAAgcatattattattaagttaATAGAAAGTTTCTTTTTGTAATTGGATAACTGTGTGAGACATCGGAAAAGCTTTACGACTCTTACAATAAATGTCAATTTGTTAAGATTAGTTACTTCACTAGCCGATCAAAACCACCCTCTTGGGGCCATCCTATTCAAGCTGGTGTATCATGGGGTATATGAAGGAAGAGCGGTAAATCTTGGACAGTTCACTAGCTGATCAGACGAGCAACCGCAAACAACtagcattcacacacaaactaaaatgTACATCTTTTTCACCTGGGAGAGGTCCGTGACGCCACACGAAGGGGCGGGGATTAAGAGTCGTAAATGAGAGCGTTGTTGGTCGTGTACACAGGTGAGCTTCAGTCTCGCTGTGGGTCGGGGAAACCATGGGGAAACTACAGCAGTTTGAGATcacatttgacaaaaacaaagtggtGTACAGTCCGGGCGAGTCTATCTCTGGAACCGTGACAATACAACTGGGCCAGCCGCTGCTGTGTAAAGGTAAGAGTCCGCCAATTGGCCCACCGGGGTTATTTAGGCCAACATTTGCGCACCTGTTGAAAAACTTCGCCGTTGCTGAACAAGGAAGTGAGAGAGTCAGTCAAGATAACATGGGGTGTAATCAGTAGGCTACAGGATAACACAATGTTCTCGTAATTCGTTCAGATTGAAGAGAAATTTTAATCGATCAAATTGGAAATTTAGGtgttgtttcttgttgtattaacaTAAAGACAAGGCTGTACCCGGGATTTTTGAAATACTGAGGCCATGAGTCAGCGTCCtcactcccacagaaacatttgccCTCACACCAAAAATAGATTCCTAACTGAAAGAATTGAATTTgttaggggaaaaaaatcacaaatgtatatacattttgtatttgtatacgGTTTTCATTGATATCTGACTCGGCACATtgtcagaaataaaaatcttgtcTCTTTTGAACcttgtcttcatttatttattgctctAAACTAATTCACGTTTGAATATATAGGGTCTATCAGGCTGTAAAATATCTGataacataaatgtaaatagACCTGTTTAGAGTGGTGTAGGTTACGGTATATTAGTGTCCATATGGGCGCGTCAGGGTTGTTGATGCTTATGTGGTCTGTTAGTGCAGTCCGAGGTCTTAagggtggtggtgttgtgaTGGGTTTGGGTTCGGAGTGTTTATTTATGGGAGGCCAGAAAGATGTTGGAGGTTTAGTTTCAAACCTGTCGCATGTTGGAGATCTTTGATCAGATAGCTGACAGGTGGTGGCTACAGTTTTTACTAGAAAAAAAGGATTAGTGACTGCATTTATTGACAGTACTTCACTTCTTGGATATATGTAAAACTACAACTAACTGTTTACATTATTGAGTATATTGATGATTGTTTTGACCATTCATTGTTTGGCCCATCTTATTTTGTCAGAGCAACTGTCCAAAATCAGAAGtattcatttaatcattttctctgtcattgAATGTCTTTGGATTTTgaactaacaaaacaaacaatttttcTAATGCTGTACACACAAAGCAATCAGTTAATTCAATTAGTAAAAATTAATTGTTAGTTGCATCTGTAAATTAAGTGATACCCAAGTGAAAAACGGATGTACTTCCTTTACCAGCTAACTcatgaacacaaactgaaattaaatgaggtcaaacaggaaaaatattCTTTTGAAATTCAGGATCTCAAAGACTTTAGTGTGAGAAAGGGCCAAATGATAGAGAACACTTTTGTCAGGGTCTGTGTCGACTTGCTGGGAGCAGGTTTCTTGTACGTTTTGTGTTTGGGGAGTTTCTGTTTGAATGCTTGTGGGGCCTCCAGTCTGTTTACATTCCACTTCAGGTAGAGCTAGTCAGACTGTCAGCCTCACAGTGGAGTCAATAAACTCTATCACCATGCAACACTATGACTGATGTAGTGGGTTGGGCCCTGAGATAAGAGACACCTTACTGGGCAAATAATGACATTGTATTACAAATCAAATGTGTCTCAGTCGTTGCAGTTAATAACAAAATGAATCTTTGCTTTTGTAGCAGTGGTGGACCATATCACATCTTCTTTCACAATACCAGTATAATTTTTAATATGCTCAAAAAATATTGTGATTATGTCAATATTCCAACTGGCTGACataataatattacatttaagacagtatatttaatgaatttaatatTTGACCTCAACaactttgatttttgtaaatatatggtTATTCTTAATGTGATACCAGCAACACTTTCCATtcaagttgggacaggggcaacaaGAGACTTGGAAAGTTGTTTAGGAAACACCAGTTTGGAACACTCCACAGGTAAACgggttcattggtaacaggtgatagtatcatgattgCGTATGAAAGGGGCAGTTTCAAAAGGCTCGGTCGTTCGCGATCAACGATGAGCCGAGGTTCActactttgtcaaacacatgattgtATGAAGTATTGTTACATGGTCTCAGAAACATACTACAGAAGTCATACTACAACATGCACCTCTGTAAAGACATTGAAAGAACCTTTAATGACGTCAACCCCAACCAACCCCACCCAATCCAAAATGCTGAACAGGAGCAAATCCCTGCTTCTGGGTTCCACAATATGGTGAACTACTGAAGGGTGGTGGGTGCTGCTGTTGGAGCCGTAGTCTCATGATTTGTAGtgtaatgttcatttttctcaAAATTTTGATAATgcagtgtaaatgtgttttgacaCAAAGTATTGACTGTTGATAGCTTCAGCCCCCAAAATTACATGCTTACAGCTCATCAGTACAGCTGCaatgactgttttcattattgattaaccTAGCccatttttttcatgattaatctattaattgtttagtctataaaatctcaaaaaaatatcacagagagagacactgtTTTGTgggcaaaaaaataataatcttaaaACTGACTTTATGTAAGTGTATTTTCTTCTCAGCACAGtcccacattgtttgctgtgatgatgattCATCCACAGCAATTTCATGTCCATCCAACAATTGGAAATGTTTACTGGGTTAGGCTTCAGTTGTACATACTTCGCTATTGTACAGTATGGCTAATTTGAACATGGAAGGTCTTTTGAGAATGAATTCACCTTCAGAACTgcactacatggacaaaagtatgggGACTCACccctttattattgaattcagttgtggtatgaggctgtttttctggGGCTGAGCTAGGCATACCAGgacataccaagacattttggacgatcCTATGCTTCAaagtttgtggcaacagtttggggtagctgcaaaggggggtaacaactccatattaatatctgtgtatttagaatgcaatgtcttTAAATTCCTTGGAGGTGTAGTGGCCAAAAGTCCCCATACTTTTGGCTGTATGGTGTATGTTTAGACAGTACTTTATACAGTCAGAGAGTGCAGTGGGTTCTGTCCAGAGAGGAAATTACATCCTTTTTCATGCTTCAGCCtctaatctcttttttttttctaatgtgctgtttgtgtattcTTATCTACAGCTATCAAAGTGAACTGCAATGGTTTTTGTGGCATCACCAACAAGGTGAATGACGCGGCATGGGTGGTGGAGGAACAGTACTTCAACAGCACCATCTCTGTTGCAGACAAAGGTACGCTGCCTAGCAACTGTAATACTAACTGGGAAAACAGATCCAAAGAGTTGAGTCTATCCTGCAGTTGGTGTAAGACGGATGCACCTAACCTGTAAGAGCCAATAAGAGTTAATTCATTTGTAATAACAAGTTagttaaaaaggttaaaatataGTTAAGGTAATTTCATAAGAATTcataattattgtgttttttaagatgCATAATTTAGTAACGTTTgaacttttatgtattttcgGCTTCCGACAATATTACGTCATTTGACACTGCTTGCACGTAAGGTCAGATTGCAGCTAGAGACGTCGGAAGCAACACAGTTTTTTGACCGAGCTATATCGAGTCtaatgtttgtgtattttttgtgtttttaagtaaaCCTTCAAAAAGAAGATTCGGTTTCACTCGCGTTTTTCAATTACTGGTTGTTAGACTGGCAGCAAAAGTGGTACAAGAGGACTCGCACGAAACGGAGTGCCACTACATAAAGTCAAAAAACTAGCTTACACGGAGCATCGCTGGATTGCTTGGATAACGCGGCTTGTGTGGAAAATAGCTCGTCTGGAGAAGTTAAGAATGAAACTGTTAATCATCTGAAACACTCTCCAGGATAAGGTATCAAAAATTCCTTTGTACCTTTGAGCAGTGGGAATATAGTCCGTGAGTTCGGACGAAAAGGAATTAACATAACTGCAGGAACGAAGTAGCGAGCTGAATCTCCGCCCTGTGACAGCGGATGTGAATCGCACAAGTGGATTCGGTCAGTGTGGAGTTTTCTGCGATAGTGGAAAGGTTGTTTGCACTCGGTTCACTAAGAAAGGCAACTTTGAAATAAGTGCTTTAAACTTTGTGCACGCAACGTGAGCATTAACTCCGCTATTTGTAAGAtggctgatgaagatgaaaaaagaTCTGTTGAAGTGGGGCAGGGAAGATCACGCAAGCTAACTGAAAAGGGTTTAGAGGAGAGATTGCAAAGACTCATAGCATTGAGGAGACGAACTCTGGGAACTCTAACAAGCCAAATGAAGGAGATGGAGGCAATGATGAGTGATGctcaaaatgtagaaaatgtgcAAGATATGATGGAAAGTGAATTTGCACAGTCTCTAAATGAGTTCAATGGACTTAACAGTGAACTTGATAATCTGTTGtctgaagatgaaaaaatgCTTGACTATGATAACTGGTTTGAACCAAAAATGGCACTAATCAAAGActtcataaaaaaaactaaaagatgGATTGCAGTTGAGCATAAGTCCACAGGGAAGGAAACCGTGCAGCTAGAAAAACTCAATGTGTTAGATGAACAACAAGAGGCTGTTTTACCAAACGACAGTATTTCACAGATAGGGTTTAGCAATGCTGCAAAAGCTCGCCCATGTGGATCTCATATAAGTGGTACATCAAGCACTTCATGTGTATCCTCCACACGTGCtaaacaggaagcagaacaTGCAGCTCTGCTGGAAcgagcagcagcactgaagaaaaggcaaaagcTTGAATTCGAAGCAACTAGGATTAAGCAGCAGTTTGAGTTTGAAACAGCTAGGATTAAAGCTGAAAAGGAAGAGTTAGCGCTGGAGACTGCGTTAGCTGAAAGCCAAGCAAAACTAAAAGTGCTTAAAGAATATGAAAGGTCCGAAGATGGTACGAGTAGTAATGCATCAGTGCAGCAATCACTGAGTGGGAACATGAAGAAGGAGAGAGTAAGCATTATGCTACCGCAACAAGATAATGTGAATGTTCATGGACCAGCACAAGCGCAATACCCACGAATACCACAACAGCCACAACCAGTCTCCAATCAAAGTACCAGAGCTCAAGCTAACAGAGATGATGACATTTTGACAGTCATGCAAAAGCAGAATGAAATCACCGAGCTACTTGTAAAGCAGCAACAGCTTTCTCAGCTACCGACAAAGGACATTTCTGTGTTCAAGGGTGATGCGCTCCAATTCAAATCCTTCATGAGGGCATTCGAGCACGCAATTGAGCAGAAGACAGACAATGATCAAGATAAATTGTACTTTTTGGAACAGTTTACAGATGGTGAGCCTCAAGAACTTGTTCGCAGCTGCGCTCACATGACACCTAGTAAAGGCTATCACGAGGCAAAGCGGCTACTTCATAAACATTATGGAGATGAGCTTAGGATTGCCAGCGCGTATATTGATAAAGCGCTCAAGTGGCCACAAGTGAAGTCAGATGATGGGAAAGCATTAAATGCTTATGCAATGTTTTTGATTGCATGCCGTAACTCAATGGAGGACATTGAATTTCTAGAAGAGATGGATAATCCTACCAATCTACGGACAGTGATATCCAAACTGCCTTACAAAATGAAAGAACGTTGGCGTGCTGAAGCTTTCGAgctcaaagagagaaaagggagaagagcGAGGTTTGCTGATTTGGTGAACTACATAGACCGTCAAGCCAAGATAGCAATGGATCCCCTTTTTGGTAATATATTAGACAGCCGCCCAATCACAGCTGGAAAGAtggaacaaaaggaaaagcaacCGGCTAGGAAAGAGGTTCGTGGAAGCAGTTTCGCAACCAATCTTGTTGCTGAAGGCAAAGCGCCTCAAGAAACACATGTCAAGCCCACTAACACAGGTAAAATGGTGAATGCCTTTGATAAACCATGTTTGTACTGCCAGCAGTCTCACACCCTTGCTTCATGCAGTAAGATCAAAGGTCAGCCACATAAAGAACGAGTGGAATTTCTGAAATCAAAGGGCCTATGTTTTGGATGTTTGGTTCCTGGCCATCTCAGCAAATTCTGCAAACGAAAATTAGAGTGCAAAGAATGTACATTAAAGCACCCTGACATTCTGcataaactgaaggatgaaagTTCTGTTTCatcagaaaagaaagatggTGCTCAAGGTAAAGTGTCGGGCATTGAAGTTCCCATCACACAAGAGTCCTGTGGCCTTACGGGGGCCGGAGAAGCTGAATGTGTGCTGTCAATAGTGCCGATAAAAATCAAGTCAAAGAACAGTGACAAGCATGTAGAAACATACGCCTTTTTGGATCCGGGAAGCACAGCAACGTTCTGCACAGAAGACCTGCAAAGGAAATTGAACGTGAAAGGGAAACCGACAGGAATACTTCTTAGCACCATGGGCCAAGATAAAACAGGAGAACAAAGGCTCATGA harbors:
- the LOC124057423 gene encoding P2Y purinoceptor 4, which gives rise to MKPLVIYSQLGNSSNNSESCLRETQHVSIVILLCLVFFLGFLLNAFSLWVFCCRLPCWTSGTTLQFHLALSDAIATPVTPMIAAYLAMGNNWTFGWFLCQVKIALLSSHFYGSTIFLTLISIHRYTAVVHFNRRSCMKQKKFVRKLCVGIWSLLLIQALIYAFMLPLSKEGSNSQCLSIHQNSLTNSYFVINFILFLFGFLFPFLVSAVCYGRLANTLTRLNISSAKGLKVKVKSQRMIGMCLLIFGLCFLPLNIARTLAVVLKKYCPQQCSVLRQMETVYYASLILAGVNSCLDPLLYCFGSQNFQNAFQSFKIRQGSSPTRGDSEMNANQ